A single window of Streptomyces sp. NBC_00464 DNA harbors:
- the ftsW gene encoding putative lipid II flippase FtsW produces MPAEESSAARGGDRSRAIPAISRALHPPLLAAGGAPLPAGFALRVRPAAGTRRPPAARSRTSGSPRSPRGGGARRLYEQARRAWDRPLTAYYLILGAGLLITVLGLVMVYSASMIKALELGKPGTYFFRKQFLAAVIGAGLMAAAARMPVKLHRALSYPLLMGAVFLMVLVQVPGIGMSVNGNRNWLYLGGPFQLQPSEFGKLALVLWGADLLARKQDKRLLNQWKHMLVPLVPVAFMLLGLIMLGGDMGTAIILTAILFGLLWLAGAPTRLFAGVLASAGLIAFLLIKTSPNRMSRLDCMGASEPGPGGSCWQAVHGIYALASGGWFGSGLGASVEKWGQLPEPHTDFIFAITGEELGLAGTLSVLALFAALGYAGIRVAGRTEDPFVRYAAGGVTTWITAQAVINIGAVLGLLPIAGVPLPLFSYGGSALLPTMFAVGLLIAFARADPAAKAALAMRRPGVRWKTMRRRVKKRPSGER; encoded by the coding sequence ATGCCGGCCGAAGAGAGCTCTGCCGCACGCGGCGGGGACCGCTCACGGGCGATCCCGGCGATCAGCCGGGCGCTCCATCCGCCCCTCCTCGCGGCCGGGGGCGCACCGCTCCCCGCCGGCTTCGCCCTGCGTGTCCGGCCCGCCGCCGGCACCCGGCGGCCCCCGGCGGCCCGCTCCAGGACCTCCGGCAGCCCCCGTTCCCCCCGGGGCGGGGGAGCGCGGCGGCTGTACGAGCAGGCGCGCCGGGCCTGGGACCGCCCACTGACCGCCTACTACCTGATCCTGGGTGCGGGACTGCTCATCACCGTGCTCGGTCTGGTGATGGTCTACTCCGCCTCGATGATCAAGGCGCTGGAGCTCGGCAAGCCGGGCACGTACTTCTTCCGCAAGCAGTTCCTCGCCGCCGTCATCGGGGCCGGGCTGATGGCGGCCGCCGCCCGGATGCCCGTGAAGCTCCACCGGGCCCTGTCCTACCCGCTGCTGATGGGCGCCGTCTTCCTGATGGTGCTGGTCCAGGTGCCCGGGATAGGGATGTCGGTCAACGGCAACCGGAACTGGCTCTACCTGGGCGGCCCCTTCCAGCTCCAGCCCAGCGAGTTCGGCAAGCTGGCCCTCGTCCTGTGGGGTGCCGATCTGCTCGCCCGCAAGCAGGACAAACGGCTGCTGAACCAGTGGAAGCACATGCTCGTGCCGCTGGTCCCGGTCGCCTTCATGCTCCTCGGGCTGATCATGCTCGGCGGTGACATGGGCACTGCGATCATTCTCACGGCCATCCTGTTCGGCCTGCTCTGGCTGGCCGGGGCGCCCACCCGGCTGTTCGCCGGAGTGCTCGCCTCCGCCGGCCTGATCGCCTTCCTGCTGATCAAGACCAGTCCGAACCGGATGTCCCGGCTCGACTGCATGGGGGCCAGCGAACCCGGCCCCGGCGGCTCGTGCTGGCAGGCGGTGCACGGCATCTACGCTCTGGCGTCCGGCGGATGGTTCGGATCCGGGCTGGGTGCAAGTGTGGAAAAATGGGGCCAACTACCCGAACCGCACACCGACTTCATCTTCGCCATCACCGGGGAGGAACTGGGGTTGGCGGGGACGCTGTCGGTACTCGCCCTCTTCGCGGCTCTAGGCTATGCGGGTATCCGCGTGGCCGGACGCACGGAGGACCCCTTCGTGAGGTACGCAGCGGGAGGTGTGACCACCTGGATCACGGCTCAGGCCGTGATCAACATCGGTGCGGTGCTCGGCCTGCTGCCGATCGCCGGTGTCCCGCTCCCGCTGTTCTCCTACGGGGGGTCGGCCCTGCTGCCGACCATGTTCGCTGTCGGGTTGCTGATCGCGTTCGCGCGAGCGGATCCCGCAGCGAAGGCTGCCCTGGCCATGCGGAGGCCCGGGGTCAGATGGAAGACGATGAGACGGCGCGTCAAGAAGCGTCCGTCCGGAGAGCGGTGA
- a CDS encoding YggS family pyridoxal phosphate-dependent enzyme, with protein MTDRKRQLTANLAQVEERIASACAAAGRKREEVTLIVVTKTYPASDVRILHELGVRHVAENRDQDAAPKSTECADLSLTWHFVGQLQTNKVRSVASYADVVQSVDRTKLVTALSTAAGRGGRELGCLIQVALDAESGERGERGGVAPDGIEELADAVASAQGLRLDGLMTVAPLAGPFAGRQRAAFDRLMEFSSRLRGNHPAANMVSAGMSADLEDAVAAGATHVRVGTAVLGVRPGLG; from the coding sequence ATGACGGACCGTAAGAGACAACTCACCGCGAATCTGGCACAGGTGGAGGAACGCATTGCTTCCGCCTGCGCCGCCGCCGGTCGCAAAAGGGAAGAGGTGACCCTCATCGTGGTCACCAAGACCTACCCCGCGAGCGATGTGCGGATCCTGCATGAACTCGGTGTGCGTCATGTCGCGGAGAATCGTGACCAGGATGCGGCTCCGAAATCCACCGAATGCGCGGATCTGTCCCTCACGTGGCACTTTGTCGGTCAATTGCAGACGAACAAGGTCCGATCCGTGGCGAGTTATGCCGATGTCGTGCAGTCGGTGGACCGGACGAAGCTGGTGACCGCGCTCTCCACCGCGGCCGGCCGCGGTGGCCGCGAACTCGGGTGTCTCATCCAGGTCGCGCTCGACGCGGAGAGCGGCGAGCGCGGTGAGCGCGGCGGCGTCGCACCCGACGGGATCGAGGAGTTGGCCGACGCGGTCGCATCGGCGCAAGGGCTGCGGCTGGACGGTCTGATGACCGTCGCGCCGCTCGCCGGGCCGTTCGCCGGAAGGCAACGTGCGGCGTTCGACCGGCTGATGGAATTCTCATCCCGGCTGCGCGGGAACCATCCGGCTGCGAACATGGTCTCTGCAGGGATGAGTGCGGACCTTGAGGACGCGGTTGCGGCCGGAGCGACACATGTGCGCGTCGGTACTGCGGTACTCGGAGTCCGACCCGGGCTCGGGTAA
- the pgeF gene encoding peptidoglycan editing factor PgeF: protein MNHKDSVSSDGGAHFSFTDRWGGVSAAPYAELNLGGAVGDDPAAVLANRERAARARGLDPGQVVWMNQVHGREVAVVDGPWGEARGIPAVDAVVTARRGLALAVLTADCTPVLLADPVAGVVAAAHAGRPGLVAGVVPAAVGVMVELGADPSRITARTGPAVCGRCYEVPAGMRDEVAAVVPASWSETSWGTPAVDVTAGVHAQLADLGVTDRHMSPFCTLESGDHFSYRGDRTTGRLAGYVWLD from the coding sequence GTGAACCACAAGGATTCTGTTTCTTCGGACGGCGGCGCTCACTTCTCCTTCACCGACAGGTGGGGCGGGGTGAGCGCCGCTCCGTACGCGGAGCTCAACCTCGGCGGCGCGGTCGGTGACGACCCCGCCGCCGTTCTCGCCAACCGGGAGCGCGCGGCGCGGGCCCGCGGACTCGATCCGGGGCAGGTCGTCTGGATGAACCAGGTGCACGGCCGGGAGGTCGCCGTGGTCGACGGACCCTGGGGCGAGGCCCGCGGGATTCCCGCCGTGGACGCGGTGGTGACCGCGCGGCGCGGACTCGCCCTCGCCGTACTCACCGCCGACTGCACCCCCGTACTGCTCGCCGACCCGGTCGCCGGAGTCGTCGCAGCAGCACACGCGGGCCGTCCCGGGCTGGTCGCCGGAGTCGTACCCGCCGCCGTCGGGGTCATGGTCGAACTCGGCGCGGATCCCTCCCGGATCACCGCCCGCACCGGGCCGGCCGTCTGCGGCCGGTGCTACGAGGTGCCGGCCGGAATGCGGGACGAGGTGGCGGCGGTCGTTCCCGCCTCGTGGTCCGAGACCAGCTGGGGCACCCCGGCGGTGGATGTCACCGCCGGAGTCCACGCGCAGCTGGCCGACCTCGGGGTCACCGACCGGCACATGTCGCCCTTCTGCACTCTCGAATCGGGCGACCACTTCTCGTACCGAGGCGACCGCACCACCGGGCGGCTCGCCGGATATGTCTGGTTGGACTGA
- the mraY gene encoding phospho-N-acetylmuramoyl-pentapeptide-transferase, producing the protein MRQILFAGAIGLFLTLVGTPLLIKLLARKGYGQFIRDDGPRSHGSKKGTPTMGGIAFILATIIAYVLAKVITGEDMRFSGVLVLFLMAGMGVVGFLDDYIKIVKQRSLGLRAKAKMAGQLIVGIAFAVLSLQFADARGNTPASDKLSFVEDFGWSIGPVLFVLWALFMILAMSNGVNLTDGLDGLATGASVMVFGAYTFIGLWQFQESCANAATLTNPSACFEVRDPLDLAVVASALMGSCFGFLWWNTSPAKIFMGDTGSLALGGALAGLAICSRTEFLMAVLGGLFVMITMSVVIQVGSFKMTGKRVFRMAPLQHHFELKGWSEVLVVVRFWIIQGMCVIVGLGLFYAGWAAKK; encoded by the coding sequence ATGAGGCAGATCCTCTTCGCGGGGGCCATAGGGCTCTTCCTGACCCTGGTCGGTACCCCGCTCCTGATCAAGCTGCTGGCCCGCAAGGGATACGGGCAGTTCATCCGGGACGACGGGCCGCGCAGCCACGGATCGAAGAAGGGCACGCCCACCATGGGCGGCATCGCCTTCATCCTGGCGACGATCATCGCGTACGTCCTGGCCAAGGTGATCACCGGCGAGGACATGCGCTTCTCCGGCGTACTGGTCCTCTTCCTGATGGCCGGTATGGGAGTCGTCGGTTTCCTCGACGACTACATCAAGATCGTCAAGCAGCGTTCGCTGGGACTGCGGGCCAAGGCCAAGATGGCCGGCCAGCTGATCGTCGGCATCGCCTTCGCGGTGCTCTCGCTCCAGTTCGCCGACGCCCGCGGCAACACCCCCGCCTCCGACAAGCTCTCGTTCGTCGAGGACTTCGGCTGGTCGATCGGCCCGGTGCTCTTCGTGCTCTGGGCGCTCTTCATGATTCTCGCCATGTCCAACGGCGTGAACCTGACGGACGGTCTGGACGGCCTGGCCACCGGCGCGTCGGTGATGGTCTTCGGCGCGTACACCTTCATCGGGCTCTGGCAGTTCCAGGAGTCCTGCGCCAACGCGGCAACGCTCACCAACCCGAGCGCATGCTTCGAGGTGCGCGATCCACTCGACCTCGCAGTCGTGGCCTCGGCGCTGATGGGCTCCTGCTTCGGCTTCCTGTGGTGGAACACCTCACCCGCCAAGATCTTCATGGGTGACACCGGCTCCCTCGCCCTCGGCGGGGCGCTCGCCGGTCTGGCGATCTGCTCCCGCACCGAGTTCCTGATGGCGGTGCTCGGCGGCCTCTTCGTGATGATCACGATGTCCGTCGTCATCCAGGTCGGCTCGTTCAAGATGACCGGCAAGCGCGTCTTCCGGATGGCACCGCTCCAGCACCACTTCGAATTGAAGGGGTGGTCCGAAGTCCTTGTCGTGGTCCGCTTCTGGATCATCCAGGGCATGTGCGTGATCGTCGGCCTCGGCCTCTTCTACGCAGGATGGGCAGCCAAGAAGTGA
- a CDS encoding cell division protein FtsQ/DivIB, which produces MAGPTTAQRGAGQQKDTRDRPPRVPVEGRRMSRRTLVIVIAAAVLLLGSGAVWALYGSSWLRAEQVRITGVDVLTPAEVETAAAVPMGAPLISVDTDAVAERLRQKLPRIDTVDVVRSWPHGIGLKVTERQPVLLVKKGAKFIEVDAEGVRFATVDKAPGRVPLLELTPGQSASLRRFGSDRLVREAVRVAGDLPDEVVKETKVVRVISYDSVSLGLTGDRTVIWGSSEEGAVKAKVLTALMKAAPKAGHFDVSAPTAPAVSGS; this is translated from the coding sequence GTGGCCGGACCGACGACCGCCCAGCGCGGTGCAGGGCAGCAGAAGGACACTCGGGACCGCCCGCCGCGCGTGCCCGTGGAGGGGCGCCGGATGTCCCGGCGCACGCTGGTGATCGTGATCGCCGCAGCCGTGCTGCTGCTCGGCTCCGGCGCGGTCTGGGCGCTCTACGGTTCCTCCTGGCTCCGCGCCGAACAGGTCCGGATCACCGGTGTCGACGTGCTGACACCGGCCGAGGTGGAGACCGCGGCGGCGGTGCCCATGGGTGCCCCGCTGATCTCCGTCGACACGGACGCCGTGGCCGAGAGGTTGCGCCAGAAGTTGCCTCGTATCGACACAGTGGATGTCGTACGGTCATGGCCGCACGGCATCGGACTTAAAGTGACCGAACGACAGCCGGTCCTGTTGGTGAAAAAGGGTGCGAAGTTCATCGAAGTGGACGCCGAAGGCGTGCGTTTCGCCACGGTGGACAAGGCTCCCGGGCGCGTGCCTCTGCTGGAACTGACCCCTGGTCAGTCCGCGAGCCTGCGCCGATTCGGCAGCGACCGGCTGGTGCGGGAAGCAGTCCGGGTCGCGGGCGATCTTCCGGACGAAGTCGTCAAGGAGACAAAGGTCGTGCGGGTCATCTCGTACGATTCGGTCTCCCTGGGGCTCACCGGGGACCGCACGGTGATCTGGGGGAGCAGTGAAGAAGGTGCGGTGAAGGCGAAAGTCCTCACCGCTCTCATGAAAGCTGCCCCCAAAGCGGGACACTTCGACGTGAGTGCACCCACCGCTCCGGCGGTGTCGGGTAGTTGA
- the murG gene encoding undecaprenyldiphospho-muramoylpentapeptide beta-N-acetylglucosaminyltransferase has protein sequence MHVVLAGGGTAGHIEPALALADALRRQDPSVGITALGTERGLETRLVPERGYELALIPAVPLPRKPTPELITVPGRLRGTIKAAEQILERTKADCVVGFGGYVALPGYLAAKRAGVPIVVHEANARPGLANKIGSRYAHGVAVSTPDSKLRGARYIGIPLRRTIATLDRARVRPEARAAFGLDPNLPTLLVSGGSQGARHLNEVVQRVAPLLQRSGIQILHVVGPKNEMPRVDNMPGMPPYIPVPYVDRMDLAYAAADMMLCRAGAMTVAELSAVGLPAAYVPLPIGNGEQRLNAQPVVNAGGGLLVDDAALTPEWVQGNVLPVLSDPHRLYEMSRAAAEFGRRDADDLLVGMVYEAIAARRGA, from the coding sequence GTGCATGTCGTACTCGCCGGTGGGGGGACCGCCGGCCACATCGAGCCCGCGCTTGCCCTCGCCGACGCACTGCGGAGGCAGGACCCGAGCGTGGGAATCACCGCTCTCGGCACGGAGCGCGGACTCGAGACCAGGCTCGTACCCGAGCGGGGGTACGAACTCGCCCTGATCCCGGCCGTACCGCTGCCGCGCAAGCCCACCCCTGAACTCATCACTGTCCCGGGCCGGCTGCGCGGCACCATCAAGGCCGCCGAGCAGATCCTGGAGCGCACCAAGGCGGACTGCGTGGTCGGCTTCGGCGGCTATGTGGCGCTGCCCGGCTACCTCGCCGCCAAGCGTGCCGGGGTGCCGATCGTGGTGCACGAGGCCAACGCCCGGCCGGGCCTGGCCAACAAGATCGGTTCGCGGTACGCGCACGGGGTCGCCGTCTCCACCCCCGACAGCAAGCTGCGCGGTGCCCGCTACATCGGCATCCCGCTGCGCCGCACCATCGCCACTCTGGACCGGGCCCGGGTCCGCCCGGAGGCGCGTGCCGCCTTCGGTCTCGACCCCAACCTGCCGACGCTGCTGGTCTCCGGCGGCTCGCAGGGAGCCCGCCACCTCAACGAGGTGGTCCAGCGGGTGGCGCCGCTGCTTCAGCGCTCCGGGATCCAGATCCTGCACGTGGTCGGCCCGAAGAACGAAATGCCGCGCGTCGACAACATGCCCGGGATGCCGCCCTACATCCCGGTACCGTACGTGGACCGGATGGATCTCGCGTACGCCGCGGCGGACATGATGCTCTGCCGCGCGGGCGCGATGACCGTCGCCGAACTCTCCGCCGTCGGGCTCCCCGCCGCCTACGTCCCGTTGCCGATCGGCAACGGCGAACAGCGGCTGAACGCCCAGCCGGTGGTCAACGCCGGCGGCGGCCTGCTGGTGGACGACGCGGCGCTGACCCCCGAGTGGGTGCAGGGCAACGTCCTGCCGGTGCTGTCGGATCCGCACCGGCTGTACGAAATGTCCCGCGCCGCCGCCGAGTTCGGCCGCCGGGACGCCGACGATCTGCTGGTCGGCATGGTGTACGAGGCGATCGCCGCACGCCGAGGCGCGTGA
- the ftsZ gene encoding cell division protein FtsZ, producing the protein MAAPQNYLAVIKVIGVGGGGVNAINRMIEVGLKGVEFIAINTDAQALLMSDADVKLDVGRELTRGLGAGANPAVGRKAAEDHREEIEEVLKGADMVFVTAGEGGGTGTGGAPVVANIARSLGALTIGVVTRPFTFEGRRRANQAEDGIAELREEVDTLIVIPNDRLLSISDRQVSVLDAFKSADQVLLSGVQGITDLITTPGLINLDFADVKSVMSEAGSALMGIGSARGDDRAVAAAEMAISSPLLEASIDGARGVLLSISGGSDLGLFEINEAAQLVSEAAHPEANIIFGAVIDDALGDEVRVTVIAAGFDGGQPPARRENVLGASSTKREEQAAPVRAAEPVRQTSGLGSVPPREESPVQAEPVPVAHESHLPPVAPPHVPPARPYQDSQAEELDVPDFLK; encoded by the coding sequence GTGGCAGCACCGCAGAACTACCTCGCAGTCATCAAGGTCATCGGTGTCGGCGGCGGTGGTGTCAATGCCATCAACCGAATGATCGAGGTCGGTCTCAAGGGCGTCGAGTTCATCGCGATCAACACGGATGCGCAAGCCCTGTTGATGAGCGACGCCGACGTCAAGCTCGACGTCGGCCGTGAACTCACCCGTGGCCTCGGCGCCGGGGCGAACCCGGCCGTCGGTCGCAAGGCGGCAGAGGACCACCGTGAGGAGATCGAGGAGGTCCTCAAGGGGGCCGACATGGTCTTCGTCACCGCAGGAGAAGGCGGCGGCACCGGCACCGGTGGCGCACCCGTCGTCGCCAATATCGCGCGCTCGCTCGGCGCCCTGACGATCGGCGTGGTCACCCGCCCGTTCACCTTCGAGGGCCGGCGTCGCGCGAACCAGGCGGAGGACGGCATCGCCGAACTCCGCGAAGAGGTCGACACCCTCATCGTCATTCCCAACGACCGACTGCTGTCCATCTCGGACCGCCAGGTCAGCGTGCTCGACGCGTTCAAGTCGGCCGACCAGGTGCTGCTCTCGGGCGTCCAGGGCATCACCGACCTCATCACCACCCCGGGTCTGATCAACCTCGACTTCGCCGACGTCAAGTCGGTCATGTCCGAGGCCGGATCGGCGCTCATGGGCATCGGATCGGCCCGCGGCGACGACCGCGCGGTGGCCGCCGCGGAGATGGCGATCTCCTCGCCGCTCCTGGAGGCGTCCATCGACGGCGCCCGCGGTGTCCTGCTCTCCATCTCCGGCGGCAGCGACCTCGGTCTCTTCGAGATCAACGAGGCCGCCCAGCTGGTGAGCGAGGCGGCGCACCCCGAGGCGAACATCATCTTCGGTGCGGTCATCGACGACGCACTGGGCGACGAGGTCCGGGTCACCGTGATCGCGGCGGGCTTCGACGGCGGACAGCCGCCGGCCCGGCGGGAGAACGTCCTGGGTGCGAGCTCCACCAAGCGTGAGGAGCAGGCTGCGCCGGTCCGGGCCGCCGAGCCCGTGCGCCAGACGAGCGGACTGGGTTCCGTGCCCCCGCGCGAGGAGTCCCCGGTCCAGGCCGAGCCGGTTCCGGTGGCCCATGAGAGCCACCTGCCGCCGGTCGCCCCGCCGCACGTCCCGCCGGCCCGTCCCTACCAGGACTCCCAGGCCGAAGAGCTGGACGTTCCGGACTTCTTGAAGTGA
- the murD gene encoding UDP-N-acetylmuramoyl-L-alanine--D-glutamate ligase produces the protein MGSQEVSNVDWQGKHVTVAGLGVSGIPAARVLHGLGAVVTVVNDGDDERSRGQAAELEAQGITVRLGDGATLPKSTELIVTTPGWQPDKPLFAAAAEAGVPVWGDVELAWRLRGPGAAPWLAVTGTNGKTTTVRMLASILEAAGLRTAAVGNIGVSLLDAVLGEETYDVLAVELSSYQLHWSPSLRAHSAAVLNLAPDHLDWHGSMAAYVADKGRIYEGNTVACVYNVADPATEDLVREADVEEGCRAIGFTLGTPGPSQLGVVDGILVDRAFVTNRQKQAQELAEVADVNPPAPHNIANALAAAALARAFGVEPAAVRDGLRAFRPDPHRIEHVADVAGVTYIDDSKATNTHAAEASLAAYDPIVWIAGGLAKGATFDELVTGCAKRLRGVVLMGKDRAVIREALARHAPEVPVTDLDRTDTGAMSEAVREAARLARPGDTVLMAPACASMDMFVNYNKRGEAFADAVRALAAENA, from the coding sequence ATGGGCAGCCAAGAAGTGAGCAACGTGGACTGGCAGGGCAAGCACGTCACGGTCGCCGGACTCGGGGTCTCCGGGATCCCGGCGGCCCGGGTGCTGCACGGCCTCGGCGCCGTCGTCACCGTGGTCAACGACGGTGACGACGAGCGCTCCCGCGGCCAGGCCGCGGAGCTGGAGGCGCAGGGCATCACCGTGCGCCTCGGCGACGGGGCCACCCTGCCGAAGTCCACCGAGCTCATCGTCACCACCCCGGGCTGGCAGCCCGACAAGCCGCTCTTCGCCGCGGCCGCCGAGGCGGGCGTCCCCGTCTGGGGCGACGTCGAACTCGCCTGGCGGCTGCGCGGCCCCGGTGCCGCACCCTGGCTCGCGGTCACCGGTACCAACGGCAAGACCACGACCGTACGGATGCTCGCCTCGATCCTGGAGGCCGCCGGGCTGCGCACCGCCGCCGTCGGCAACATCGGGGTCTCGCTCCTGGACGCGGTCCTCGGCGAGGAGACGTACGACGTACTCGCCGTCGAGCTCTCCAGCTACCAGCTGCACTGGTCCCCCTCGCTGCGCGCCCACTCCGCCGCCGTACTCAACCTGGCCCCCGACCACCTCGACTGGCACGGCTCCATGGCGGCGTACGTCGCCGACAAGGGCCGGATCTACGAGGGCAACACCGTCGCCTGCGTCTACAACGTGGCGGACCCCGCCACCGAGGACCTGGTGCGTGAGGCGGACGTCGAGGAGGGCTGCCGGGCGATCGGCTTCACCCTCGGCACTCCCGGGCCCTCCCAGCTCGGGGTCGTCGACGGCATCCTCGTCGACCGTGCCTTCGTGACGAACCGGCAGAAGCAGGCCCAGGAGCTGGCCGAGGTCGCGGACGTCAACCCGCCCGCCCCGCACAACATCGCCAACGCGCTGGCCGCCGCGGCGCTGGCCCGGGCCTTCGGCGTGGAGCCCGCCGCCGTGCGCGACGGGCTGCGGGCCTTCCGCCCCGACCCGCACCGGATCGAGCACGTCGCGGACGTCGCCGGGGTCACGTACATCGACGACTCCAAGGCCACCAACACCCACGCCGCCGAGGCCTCCCTGGCGGCCTACGACCCGATCGTCTGGATCGCCGGAGGCCTGGCCAAGGGCGCCACCTTCGACGAGCTCGTGACGGGGTGTGCGAAGCGTCTGCGGGGCGTCGTGCTGATGGGCAAGGACCGGGCCGTGATCCGCGAAGCCCTCGCGCGACACGCGCCCGAGGTCCCGGTGACCGACCTCGACCGGACCGACACTGGGGCGATGTCCGAGGCGGTCCGCGAGGCGGCACGGCTCGCCCGGCCGGGAGACACCGTACTGATGGCCCCGGCCTGCGCCTCGATGGACATGTTCGTCAATTACAACAAGCGGGGCGAGGCCTTCGCGGACGCCGTCCGCGCACTCGCCGCCGAGAACGCCTGA
- a CDS encoding UDP-N-acetylmuramoyl-tripeptide--D-alanyl-D-alanine ligase produces MIALSLAEITEIVGGQSYDMPDPAVTVSGPVVIDSREVKQGSLFVAFNGERVDGHDYAQRAVEAGAAVVLAARPVGVPAIVVDDVVAALGALARTVVGRLGTTVVALTGSAGKTSTKDLIAQLLERKGPTVYPAGNLNNEIGLPLTALRATEETQHLVLEMGARYIGDICYLTGLVPPRIGLVLNVGTAHIGEFGGREQIAKAKGEMVESLPEDGVAVLNADDPLVRAMSSRTKARVLLFGEAADADVRGENVRLTEDGRPAFRLHTPTGCSDVTMRLYGEHHVSNALAAAAVAHELGLSADEIAVALSEAGTLSRWRMEVTERPDGVTFVNDAYNANPESMKAALRALAAMGRGRRTWAVLGQMAELGDASLTEHDAVGRLAVRLNVSKLVAVGGREASWLQLGAYNEGSWGEESVHVSDAQAAVDLLRSELRPGDVVLVKASRSVGLEQVAMALLDNATEGEVAGR; encoded by the coding sequence GTGATCGCCCTTTCCCTCGCCGAGATCACCGAAATCGTCGGCGGGCAGTCGTACGACATGCCGGATCCGGCAGTAACCGTCAGCGGGCCCGTCGTCATCGACTCCCGGGAGGTGAAGCAAGGCAGCCTCTTCGTCGCGTTCAACGGCGAACGCGTCGACGGCCACGACTACGCGCAGCGCGCCGTCGAGGCGGGTGCGGCCGTCGTCCTGGCCGCCCGTCCCGTCGGCGTTCCCGCGATCGTCGTCGACGACGTGGTGGCGGCGCTCGGCGCGCTCGCCCGCACCGTCGTCGGACGCCTCGGCACCACCGTCGTCGCCCTCACCGGATCCGCCGGCAAGACCTCCACCAAGGACCTGATCGCCCAGCTCCTGGAGCGCAAGGGCCCCACCGTCTACCCGGCGGGCAACCTCAACAACGAGATCGGTCTGCCGCTCACCGCCCTGCGTGCCACCGAGGAGACCCAGCACCTGGTCCTCGAAATGGGTGCCCGCTACATCGGCGACATCTGCTATCTCACCGGGCTCGTCCCGCCGCGGATCGGCCTCGTCCTCAACGTCGGCACCGCGCACATCGGCGAGTTCGGCGGCCGGGAACAGATCGCCAAGGCCAAGGGTGAGATGGTCGAGTCGCTCCCCGAGGACGGTGTAGCCGTACTCAACGCCGACGACCCGCTCGTCCGTGCCATGTCCTCCCGGACCAAGGCCCGGGTGCTGCTCTTCGGCGAAGCCGCGGATGCGGACGTACGGGGCGAGAACGTCCGGCTCACCGAGGACGGCCGCCCCGCGTTCAGGCTCCACACACCCACCGGGTGCAGCGATGTGACCATGCGCCTGTACGGTGAGCATCACGTGTCGAACGCGCTCGCCGCGGCCGCCGTCGCCCATGAGCTGGGCCTGTCCGCAGACGAGATCGCCGTGGCGCTCTCCGAGGCGGGCACCCTCTCCCGCTGGCGCATGGAGGTCACCGAGCGTCCGGACGGCGTGACGTTCGTCAATGACGCCTACAACGCCAACCCCGAATCCATGAAGGCCGCGCTGCGCGCGCTGGCCGCCATGGGGAGGGGGCGTCGTACGTGGGCGGTGCTCGGCCAGATGGCCGAGCTCGGCGACGCCTCGCTCACCGAGCACGACGCGGTCGGACGGCTTGCCGTCCGGCTCAACGTCAGCAAGCTCGTCGCGGTCGGGGGCAGAGAAGCCTCCTGGCTGCAACTGGGCGCATACAACGAGGGTTCGTGGGGTGAGGAGTCGGTGCATGTGTCCGACGCGCAGGCTGCCGTCGACCTGTTGCGCAGTGAACTGCGCCCGGGAGACGTCGTGCTGGTGAAGGCGTCCCGGTCGGTCGGCCTGGAGCAGGTCGCCATGGCACTGCTGGACAACGCGACCGAGGGCGAGGTCGCCGGCCGATGA
- a CDS encoding cell division protein SepF, which produces MAGAMRKMAVYLGLVEDDGYDGPGFDPDDEFEPEPEPERDRRRHQPAHQVERERDEPVRVVQPPAQREPVQIPAERERPARIAPVASITPERPNMEKNAPVIMPKVVSEREPYRITTLHPRTYNEARTIGEHFREGTPVIMNLTEMDDTDAKRLVDFAAGLVFGLHGSIERVTQKVFLLSPANVDVTAEDKARIAEGGFFNQS; this is translated from the coding sequence ATGGCCGGCGCGATGCGCAAGATGGCGGTCTACCTCGGCCTCGTGGAGGACGATGGGTACGACGGTCCGGGGTTCGACCCCGACGACGAATTCGAACCCGAGCCGGAGCCCGAGCGCGACCGGCGCCGGCACCAGCCCGCGCATCAGGTGGAGCGGGAGCGGGACGAACCGGTACGAGTGGTGCAGCCTCCGGCGCAGCGGGAGCCGGTTCAGATTCCGGCGGAGAGAGAGCGACCCGCCCGAATCGCCCCCGTGGCATCCATCACACCTGAACGCCCGAACATGGAGAAGAACGCACCGGTGATCATGCCCAAGGTCGTGTCCGAGCGGGAGCCGTACCGCATCACCACGCTGCACCCCAGGACCTACAACGAGGCCCGTACCATCGGGGAACACTTCCGCGAGGGCACTCCGGTGATCATGAATCTCACGGAGATGGACGATACGGACGCGAAGCGACTTGTCGACTTTGCCGCGGGACTCGTCTTCGGTCTCCATGGCAGCATTGAACGCGTGACGCAGAAGGTGTTCCTGTTGTCGCCTGCTAACGTCGATGTCACGGCGGAGGACAAGGCCCGCATCGCAGAGGGCGGATTCTTCAACCAGAGCTGA